The genomic segment CACTGACATGGGTGGTAGAAATAGTTGGCCTGGGTGACTTTTTCTCCCATTAGGGGGGTTTCCATTGATggatttgattaattgattattttctagTCAACCGAGTAAGAATTGTAAAAgtggacatttgtttttttttatttatttcagtttttcttctttgtcgttttgtttttgtccataatttcagttcagttttcgCCGACAAATGTTCCTGTTTATAGTCCATTAAGGATAATCGATAAATATGTACAGTCAGCTGGTATTTATTGATTAAGAGCTATTATATACGGGTCATCGTCTGTTATTGACTGATAATCAGCTAGTTATTGATCAGTTGTGCATTGATCATGTCTCTGACCGACTCGTCCTATACAGGGACAAAAGTCCTGCTGGTTTTCCGTCGTGGCTTCCGGTCGGCTCCCGGTTCACATCACCAGTCTGGAAAAAGCCGACAGTGTTTATGAGAAACACGCAGGACACGTCCTGCTGGGGGTGAGTCACATGGTCACGGCGGTCCCATGGTCACGGTCAGCTGTTCGATGATGGCGTTATAATACCGCTGTCTGTGCGGTGGTGTGTTCAGGTGCCCATGGGAGGGGCGGAGCGAATGAAGGAGTTCCCAGCGTTGGTTCCTCAGGAGTTCAGGTTGGAGGGTCGAGGTTACCTGGAGGCTGCTGCTGACATCAGACTGTCGTCTGCAGGTAAACACCGAGTCCGAGGAACAAATAAGCCGAAAACCGGTTTCTGGCTGACGGGAGTCTTCTCCTACGTCACCGCTGTATAAAACGCCGTTTAACGTTCGGGAACCTGCAGAGAATCATCAGCTGCTGAGAATAATCTCGTGCCGCCTGCGAGTCTCAGTGGGATTATTAGCGAATGGAAGATGCTTCTTCGCCGCCGCAGGTCAAACGTTGTTGTTTTACCGATCAGGAGCTGAGCGGTTCTGTCACTCGCTGTACAAAACTTTACATTCATCGCCGTTTAGTTTTTAATTCACTGACTTTCATTGTTCATAAAGCGTAGGGGTCATCCGTCCTCGTGAACGCGATGACGCCTCgattcacttggactcaaggatgaactacTTACATTAGAcgtcaaaggtcaaggtcattGTGACCTCGCAAAATgcgtttttggccataactcaagaatcCATATGCTAATTACGattaaaatttcacacaaatgtctaataggataaaatgatgaagtgatgacattttatatccaaaaggtcaaaggtcaacttcgCTGTGatatcataatgttctgcaaaaacactccGCCATTATTCAGCACCACAACTCCGGAAATTAACACTGATGGGACGAGCAGCTGGACAGAAAAAGACttttataaaagtataaaaatgaccCACCTGCCCTGTCCCGTCTCACCCTGTCCTGTCCTACCCTGTCCTCCTGTCTCACTCTGCTCTGCCCCGCCCTGCCCTGTCCTGTTCCACCCCGTCCTGTCCCCTGCCCTGTCCCGTCTCACCCTGTCCTGTCCTACCCTGTCCTCCTGTCTCACTCTGCTCTGCCCCGCCCTGCCCTGTCCTGCTCCACCCCGTCCTGTCCCCTGCCCTGTCCCGTCTCACCCTGTCCTGTCCTACCCTGTCCTGTCTCACTCCGCTCTGCCCCCCCTGCCCCTCCCTGCCCCCCGTCCTGTCCCCTGCCCTGTCCCGTCTCACCCTGTCCTGTCCTACCCTGTCCTGTCTCACTCCGCTCTGTCCCGTCTCACCCTGTCCTGTCCTaccctgtcctgtcctgtctcaccctgtcctgtctcaccctgtcctgtctcaccctgtcctgtcctgtcctgtcttgtCTCACTCCGCTCTGCCCCCCCTGCCCTATCCTGTCCTGCTCCACCCCGTCCTGTCCCCTGCCCTTTCCCGTCTCaccctgtcctgtcctgtcctgtcttgtCTCACTCCGCTCTGCCCCCCCTGCCCTATCCTGTCCTGCTCCACCCCCTGCCCCTTCTCACCCTGTCCTGTGCTGCCCTTCCCCACCCGTCCTGTCCCCTGCCCTGTCTCGTCTCACTCTGTCCTGTCCTCACCCCGCCCTGtcctgtctctgtgtgcagGTTGGGTGGCTGTGACGGCGGTCGAAGGTGATCAGGTTCTGTTGAGGGTTCACGGTCCAGAGGGAGCGGGTTTCGGTCTGAGGACGCCCCCGCTGCTTCCTCACGTCGTCTCTCTGAAAGGAGAACGCATCCGAAAATCCGCCGCCTACAAACTGATGAAACCCCCGGGGCTGCTGGACAGTGGACTCTCGGCCAGAGGAGTCGAGAGGCTgcaggtgaagaagaagaagaagaagaaatgaccCTGCAGACAGGTGGACATGCAGAGGGACAGGTAGGAGGAGCCTGTGTCCACTGGGATGTTTGTCCATCACACTGCttcttgtttctgctgtcagtTTTCTGACGTTGCCAACACCAGAGACAGATGTGGACAGAGCAGACAGATGTTTTTGCCTGAATGAACACCAACACTCAGGACTCTGCAGGAGGTGGTTGGTTCAAGATGGCCTCCGACCTCtgactgacctctgaccctgacCCCAGCAGGCTAGATGAACCTGACCCTCTTCTCGCTGCGGCAACGTAAAATAACACAGCCTGTTTCCGAGGACCTGTAACGTAACATAAATGAAACGCAACATAAGACCCGTGGGACGTCCACTGTCACAGGACGGGACACGTTTTACCCGTTACATAACCTCACATACGTGATGTACGCTAACGTGCATCCATCGTAAAATCCACGGGAAACACCGGAAGAACGTAGTGCCGAAGACCCACGGGGTTCTACGTTGAACCGGGTTAAAGGTGAAGTTCTTGCTGTGGATAAGAGATTTTACCGAATGTGgacagaaatatttaatgtttatttttctgcatatGAAACAACTGCGCAGCAACCGGCACATTCAgatacttgttttgttttccacttgtGTTTATGGCTTTGAATGTGTGTTCTACTTTTACCATTAAAGACAGAACGGACACAGAAACCAATAACCAGGCTGATTCTGaaagtctttatttaaaaaaagagcagaagaaagTACGATTCAGGTTCAGTTTTATGTGAACCTTCACTGTGTTAGTTTGTAGAGAGAATAAGAGCCCCCACTACCTGCAGTCTACAAACAGATAATAACGATACATAAGACAGTTATAATGCTAATCTAAACCTCCCAGTCTGTTTCCATTAGGACAGCGACATCAGAGgaagaaaacactgaacatGTTTCACCTTAATGAGAAACTACCGCTGCCAACAGGGAACACTGCAGTCCTGAAGGTGTCTCCTGAAAGGATCAGGAtggttttacctttttattttcattcaaaacacacTGAGATGGAGGTCAGttcaagacaaacacacagaggtgtCTCTTAAGTCAAGGTTGGTTTTAGAGACGAAAcagctgatcaacagaaaactaatttcagcaaatgtttgagCTTCCTGGCTCCATTTGATGATTAAAAACCACGAGATTAtgctgaaagctctggaaaaagatttgccttttttttttttttggtcagactTCTGTTTCCTAGGTCAATAATGAACCTTCAAGATCAACAGTTGTGATTAATTGCATTTTATTAGTGCAAACATTCTGCGGAGTCAGTTTCTCCAGTGTTTCAGATGTTGAtggtttttgactgttgctgGACAAAATCAGGCCGTTTATATAAACAGTTAATTATAACGATAATCGACAGAATAgtccataatgaaaatataacTGTGACCTGCAGCCCTTCAGGGGAACGGTTGTTTATACTAATGTAAAATAACCCCAGCATTGTCCTTTAACGTTGACCTCATCTCTTatgtctctgctgttttaatTACAGATGCACACTAACAAGCAGTCTCATCTAtcagacaccaaaataaaaggtttaaaagCACATATGAACCAGGAAAAGGCTGCTGCTGCCACGAgaaatggacaaaataaaatcctcAGTAAATCATGAGTCTGATCAATCTCCCCCTTTCCATTtggaaagtcttttttttttttttttttagctgcgAGAATTTCTATCTTCATCATGCTGAACTTTTCCTGTCCTTACTGGCGATAATGGTCTTTTATGGAAACAGATCAGGGAGGGGAAGATGAAAAAACGCTCCTTTACAGTCAGAAGAAAACACCTACACGAGCATCACAGACACAAGACTGAAATTCACTTTGGCATCTCAACTAAAAAGGGAATATTGCACAAAATTATTCACAAGGAAACATGTtgcatttattctttttcttcagctACAGCCTGCAGTTCAACACAAATAGTTTTTAAAGAGTTtgaaacaactttttttaattctcctcTGGCACCTAAACAAGACTAATGTGTTACTAAGGGTGTAATGTACAGTCCTAAACTAAAGAGGAATAGATACAAGGTGATGTTTAACAGTGACTTAAGGCGGATTTGAAAAGTGTCCCCTTCTAGAAAATGTCTGTAATGGAAGACCGATCATCTTCAAGCTCAGAAACCAAACACGCGGTCTCTTTGGACTTGTCAGAAATGATTTTTGAAGACACAGCTGCACTTCTTTAACCATCGATccaaagacaaattaaaataacctGTGCACATAAAAAGGAGGTGTCATTTCACCCGAGTTACTTAAACCACAAAAGGAAAGGCGAAGAAGTTTTACCGTACACAGAAATGATTGTCAAAGGCActgaaggtttttaaaaatggaaaatccaCTTTGAGCATAGGAAATAATATTTGGACTAAACAGTTTTTCTAACCTCATCTTCACACAATATTACAACATCGCAGTTTGTAACTGAGAATAAGGAGAAAATTTGACCGACTCAGGTTTAATGATTCTACGACGGCGTGTTCGCCGGACAACGCAgcatttcagctttttcagaCGTGACACAAAATCCCAGTAAGTAACTTCTCGTCGGGATCATGAAATCATTGATATATTTGGATGAGGAAAGTCTGATTTTCAAAAATTGTCCTTTTAAAAGTTCATTCGAAGAAATGATGCAAAACTAACAAAGATAATGAAAGTCAATGTGTGACTGTTGGACATGATCTGATAACGGAACAGAGAAAAGCCGTCCACGTACACGTCGGTGTATTTACATGTCTACAGAGCCGACTGTCATCAGGTCAGATCAGAATCTAACGTCCAATTAATGTAAAAGTTCTTCAGTGTGATGAAGACCTGGGCATACAGGACATTAGACCAGAGCGCTATCACTACATGAAGCAGTTACAACCCAAAAAACTACACCTGCAGGCAAGTATACCAGGGTCAAAGTACCCAATGAAGCCAGGGACCAAAGTTCACTGATCCAATGCCTTTCTCAGACCCTGTTCTCTGACAGAACACTAGGTGGCAACATAAGACCACGGAAGGCAAAGTATTCTCATATTTAATGTAAAGATTTGCTGAACCATCATcagatttgaaagaaatttaGTTTGACAGTACTGGAGAACGTGTTGGATCTGCGCACCAGTTTTGGTGACAGACCAACATGTCGCTGTGCCAGTACCAAATCAATAAGTTTCACTTCATGTCAGATTTGTGCCAACTTTGGTATAAAAAATCTGGAGCACATACGGGTCATCGGATATTGAAACATGTGACAGCCCCGATAACTGTTgttggttatgataacattggAGGACATACTGGGAAGACACGTCCCCTATTGTTGAGATATgaagtttttccaaaaatgagaCTGTGCAAACCGATCAAGCTCATGTAGatgcaaacaataaaaataataaaaatctgcaactgattttaacaaaaataatgaaactaatgtTTGACACCAATTTGGTCTCAGAGCCCAAAGGCCAGCGACTAGTTGGCACAAGTGGGTTTAGAATATCTGACAAAATTACCACACCGCTGAAGCTCAGACCCCTAATTCTGAGGCACACAGTGAGTTTATATAACCGTCTTTTTCAGAGAACAGGCTCTCTaacagtttgtgtgtaaatatttgtaTGAAGAGACAGCTGATGACAACCATCTAACTGGGAATAACaggtattttgtgtttttgttcctgtCAGTTCAGCCTGGTTTTAGAGCTCAGGGCGGCAGAAATCAAAGTTTCTGCTTTAAACAAAGTCCATGACAAAATACGTTGCCGTGGATACAGTTCCTCATTTATGTCCTTTGGCGGTGTTGTCCATGTAATAGACGTTGACGAGGTGACGGTTCAGGTGCCGGCGGTACTCCACCTCCAAAGGGAATGTACGGTCACAGAAGATGCACATGTGATTCTTGAGCTCCGTCGGCGTCGGGATCTCATCGGTGGGCGTTTCAGGGTCGTTGGCCATCTTACCTGACCCGGCACCGTTGCCGTTGAGGCCGGAGTCGTCGCTGCCCTCAGAGGCGCTGTCGCTGATGTCACTTCCCCCTTCGTGACTGCTGTGGATCCCTTCGTCGTCCTCCGGGTCGGAGGGTTTGATGCGCTGGCTTGGAAGAACCAGAGAGGGCGGTGATGTGGGTTTAAGGAAGGTCGGAGCAAGGCGTTCTTCAGTTGGAGAGTGTGTCCCCTCGCCTGAGCTGCAGGTGGGTGAAACTTCCATCTTCTCTGAGGGTTCATTCAGTGTCGTTTCTAGCGCAATTGGAATTGTTTCATCTGTGGGGGATTTCTTCTGCGCAGGGCTGTTTTCTGTCGGCTGGTGCTCAGACTTTGTGGTTTGCGTTGAGGTGTACAGCTGAGCGGATGCTTCTGGACACTCTGTGGATGGACTGTTGACTGACGTTGTCTTGTCTTTAGCTGGATCCTTAGTTTGTTGAAGGCCCGCGGCTTTCTTGTTGGAGTTCCTGGTCTTCTTTTGCTTTACTGGTGGTGTCCCATTGGACTTGTGCTGCATTGGAATGGCATCATTTGACTTGTTAGTGTCTTCTAACGCAGGTTTTGAGAGCAGCTTTCCGGCAGCTGTGGCTTTCAGTCGCCTGGCCTTGGATGGCGTCTCAGATGAGCACTTTTTGGAAAGATCTAATGCCTCCACTGCTTTCCTCTTTCCGGCTGCCTTTTCTTTGACcaccttttccttttgtgttttctcatgaCTTTCTGGTTTCTGCTGAGCTTCTTCCACACGTTCTGTAATTTTCTCCGTCTTCTTTGATCCAGACTTCCTGGACTTGTTGAGGCTTTTGTTCTCCTTGCCACTGCCAtcattcttcttctgttctttttccttctcaggCCTCaacttttcttcctcttttgccattttttgccTGACTATTCTTTCCTCCTTGGATCTATGTTGGTCAGATTTCTCTGTCTCCATTTGGTCTTCAGGTACTTCTGCTCGGTCCTGAACAGTCGGTTTCTCCGCCAGCAGCTTCTTGACTCGTCTCTTTACCTTGCTGTCTGTAGTTACAGCAGCTGATATCGTCTCTGTCTGGGTTTCTTTAACAGTTGAGTTCTCTGCAGGATTCTCGTTGACCTTCTCCGTCTTCTTTTGCCTCGTCGTGACTTTTTTCTCCGGTTCCACCTTGTCCTTCATCCTAGGTAGTTTCTCTTTCTCAGAAGAGGTGGATTTCTTCTGAGTCTTGTCTGGTGTTTCGCTCTGCACAGGTTGAGTGTTGGTGGGCCTGCTGCTCTTCCTTATTGACAGATTGATAGGGGTCGAGTCCACAGCCTCATCCTCCTCACCGTTGTCCACGTCAAAGTCCTCCTCAACGCCGGATGAATTGTCAAACTTGCTTGCTCTGGAGTCTGAGTTTTCCTCTGCACTGTCAGGACCGGGTTTCTTGACACGCAGTTTGACTTTAGAGACGTCCACAGAAACGTTGCATCCAGAGTGCCTGGACTTGATGTGGTACTGCAGGTTGCATTTCTTGGAGGCGGCGTACTTGCAGAGTGGACAGAGGAACTGGCGGGGGTTTAGGTGGAGTTCGACGTGCTTCTTGAAGTTGCTGCGGTCAGCGGTCTTGTAGTCACAGTAGGGGCAGGAGAGAGGTTTTGGCCCGTTGTGGACCTGCCGGGCGTGGCGGGTCACCTCATGCTGATTGGCTGCCAGGTAGTTACAGCTCTCACACTTGAAAGGACGCTCACCTGCACACAGAAAGGTAAGATGTGATGACTCTGCAGTGGATATTGTAGCAGCGTACAGGTAGGAAACTAAAGGGTTTCATGCAGCAGGTGAGTCTGACGGATACATCTGAGGACCGATATCATTGGCTGATATCGATTCTGTATCAGCGGACTGTGTATGTTTACTACAAGACTTGAATTACACTTCTCCGTGCTGCACGTGAGTGAATGTATGCGGGAGACGTATGGAGACGTTTGggtgtgtttcttttatacttttGCATTGAACTCCTCTAGCTGCTCAATCTTCCTTTCTGTTTCGAAACCCACCTCCAGACAGGAAGTTGGATAGAAACTCAGCTTGCTTGACGCGCAAGTCCGCACAACACGTTATAGACATTTGGGAGGTGTGCGTTTACGTGTATCTTCGGAGAAGCATAATTCCGGcttaacacaaaacaaaatatggtACATTAATATTACAGTATTAATTAGCCAACGTGTCGCCATCTGGAAACAGGTTAAAAATCGTTTATCATTCAGtggacagaatattttttcatccagatggttagaAGAGTCTTTGGGGTTGTTAATATACCTTTTTTAAACGTCCTTCTTAATAGTCCATTTATCTTTTAGAGAAATTGATGGTTACTGTCATCTTTACTGTGCAGCTGTACAGTAATCTGCTTACTTACAGTAGCGTCTTCCCTACACTTCTTTACCAAATCTGAGACATCCTAGACAAACGTGTTTGTTATGCCCATGTAATTAACTTATTATTAGCTGATAAATTATTAcaagacttttaaaaatgattttaaaagatCCAGTATCAGTCGGCGTGCATGTTCCACACTAGTGATTTTCTCcatgtgtcattttcattgtgatCTATTCAGACATTGAGTCTATTTTGTAAGCAAATTTctacacattttaaatcagcTACTTAATTTGTTTGAAGATAAGTGTTTTTGTAACTAACCAAGCTTTACACTTAATGTAGCCAGTGGAGACGATACAACAGTCACTAAGACTGGCCTGAAATCTCTCCCTTTTGAAACGAGACTGTTCATGCACGAGGATTCAGGTCATGTCCACACCAGAGCAGACCAACCTGAAAACTCTAGTTCTTCTTATATTATTTTCTAAAAGCACTGatgtctgttgttttcttttaatctaGTAGATGTATAGATGTGAGGTGTGTTTTCAGGTTGATCTGCTCTGGGGTGAACAACTtagacaaacaacaacacaacacaagaaGTCATAGCATGTAGTTCTAATGTAAATCACTTTACCATGTTAATCCACCGCCTCAGTgagagcaacacaaacacacaagagtTTACATTGTGACTGAcagggagaaaaacacaaacacacaatgactTTGTCAGTAATCAACTCATTCTGTTAATAATAGCGATAATAGTGCTTCATAGCTATTATGAGACTGATACTACTGTTAATACCCCTAATCAAACCTACTATTACTACAGTGCTAGTTTTACTGTGTAGGAGACAGGATAgttcaaagtgtaaaaaacatcactgactggtcaaacacagacacagaggctgCTACGACTTGTATACGacttcattcacaaaataacaGCGTACTTGGTGTGACTAAAATTCATTTAAGGACAAAAGGTCAACATTTCCTgatgtttattgttgttaaaGAGTTACGCTGTCGGCTTCCCAGTTAATTCTAAAAAGAGAGCGATAACGAAGGAGACGGTGCGAAAACTGTTTCGGAGTCGGTTTTTAACCTGTCATTGGTTTAATTTGCTTCATCTTCACACTTcgtcagacaaggacattttccagtttatttccTTAATGTAGTTCCAGTGGTTCTGGACCTGTTTGGTTGAAAAGTGCTAGAAGTCACGTTAAAGTCTCAAGTCTTGGCTATTAAGTCCAAAGTCCCAGGTCAAGTCCAAGTCCGAAGCTTTATGTTTTGAGTCCCACACAAGTCATTATAGGCTTTTCAGCAATTCTAATCATCACTggtgttaaaataaaagtcacgTTGCAAGTCTTTTGGTTGTCTGACTACAGTCAGACTGTAGTCCTGTGGACTGGCTGTCACTGTCCACTCAAGACCAACTAGTCCCACGTCAAGACATTCAAGTCCCCAGTTTTTCCCAAGTCCTAAATCTGTAAATCCCAGACAAGTCATTATGAGCCCTTCAACAAATGAAAACCATCACTGTTATTGACTGACAAGTCCAAGTCGATTAAAAACGAgtctttttggattttgttgtGTCAAGCTACCAGATTCATGACTCTGGACTGACTCACGCCCAAGTCCTGTGACACCAGTCCACAGCTCAGACTTGCCACCTGGTCTCCATCAGTGTAAATATTAGAGTCATAAAACATGACTGAATCtagaaattaagttttttttttttttttttttcccctccagcAAGGGAACAATTCACCCCTGTTGTATTTCAGGTAGATAATTTAATCCTGAAGGATCAATACCACTGATCAGTGAATTATTCAGTACTTTGGTATTTATTGGTGTTCTCTTCTAATACTCATCCATTAGCCTGGagcagtttttgtattttaagaatattttaCAGTGCAGAGCGTTGACGACTGACCTGAGTGAGTCCTCATGTGTCGGGTCAGGTGGGTTTTCTGTGAACTGGAGTAGTCACAGTATGGACACTGGAAAGGACGCACGCCTGTAtaacagaagaaaacacaacacatacacccattagccagaacattaaaaaccagttactggtttttaATGTCAAAGACTTAAATGTTGTCAaatttgtcacttttcatgtttttatcaactgagaatcagctccaccagctctttatcagctcatattcacacagcagcagtggaggaagaCAAGACTTCACTCAGGTTTTATTTGGatcattttctggaaattaagTTCAAATTTGAGCTTCATTTGAATGGAAACCCAacaataaagaaacagaaagcaagacaggaacaaagacagagacaggaaaagagacacgaacaaagacagaacaaaCCTGTGTGAGTCCGGATGTGTTGGATGTAGTTGCTCTTGCGGTCTGAGAAGTAGGAACACTGGCTGCATGTGTGCAGTTTGCTAGGGAAGTGATTCCTCAGATGTTTCCTCCAGTGGTACTGACTGACGGTGGTGTATGGACACAGAGTGCACTTAAACaccctgcagacacacagcagaagcacacacactcatcactcAGGTCTGGACGCCAACACGTTATTTAACAGGCTGTTAAATTGCTCTTTCCTGAAAACATTAAGACTGATTTTACTGTTACCTGTGGTCCTCTCCCTCCTTGCTGTGGTGTTTCAGGTGAGCGATGTAATGGTCGTATCTGTTGGTGTTGTATCCGCACCGTTCACACCTGATCAAGCCTTTGATGTCACCTGCTGTCACCACGGCCCCTGGCTCCCCGCTGCCGTCCCCCTCCCCACCTGATGAAGCCTGGGACTCAGGTGTTTCTGCCTCCTTGGTCTTGGTTTTGCTGCGCCCCTCTACCCGGTTCACCACCATCATCTTGCTGATGCTGTGAGTGCTGAGGTGTTCTACAAACTCCTGTTCGTTCTGAGCCTGGAAGTGACACGGTTTACAGTGGAAaggtttcttcttcttcacgCTCTCTGTCACGGTGGCGAGGCTGTCTTTTCGCTTGGCGACCAGCTGAGGTGTTCTGGTGCTGGTGGAGGGTTGGGGCTGAGGGTGGTGGGAAAGGTCTTCAGCTTTGTCcccattttcctcctcttcctcttcagcttCGTTACCGACGACCACAGCTTCGATGCCCGGGCCTGGAGACTCTGGATACTCGATGATACAGACCTCTCTGTGGTTCTGGTTGTCATAGCTGTACCTGGTGAGACACACAGGTGAGTTTACACACAGGTAACTGagtcattatcatttttaaagctgACTGAAGAGGGGACATGAATGGAGAGAGGAATTTCCTTGGGTTCCTTTCAGTCCTGCAAGTTGTGAGGTGGAGCCGATGTGAATCAGCACATCCACCAGCACCCTGTCTCCGATTCACGGTCTGTCCCCCCTCGGACCACTGAGGGTAGGTCCTCACCACTGCTGACCGCAAGCCCCCACCGGCCTTATTGTTTCGGAGCTGCTCCAACCCAGTTGTCTGACCATAACCATCTGGTCCCTGTCAAAGTGGTTCAGGTCTTTAGACCTGCGTATTTCTACCACATCAGACACGTTGACTATGAGAACCAAATGTTTGGTTAAATGTAACCCTTGTaacagagagatgagatgagatc from the Xiphias gladius isolate SHS-SW01 ecotype Sanya breed wild chromosome 23, ASM1685928v1, whole genome shotgun sequence genome contains:
- the rest gene encoding RE1-silencing transcription factor isoform X2, with protein sequence MAAQTVFSVEMFPVGVSLMEDGQNLSDMPRNMLPAPQLVMLANVAAVTASEGGGCDGSAADEKEMMELKTVGCSYSDSEDESIISYDNQNHREVCIIEYPESPGPGIEAVVVGNEAEEEEEENGDKAEDLSHHPQPQPSTSTRTPQLVAKRKDSLATVTESVKKKKPFHCKPCHFQAQNEQEFVEHLSTHSISKMMVVNRVEGRSKTKTKEAETPESQASSGGEGDGSGEPGAVVTAGDIKGLIRCERCGYNTNRYDHYIAHLKHHSKEGEDHRVFKCTLCPYTTVSQYHWRKHLRNHFPSKLHTCSQCSYFSDRKSNYIQHIRTHTGVRPFQCPYCDYSSSQKTHLTRHMRTHSGERPFKCESCNYLAANQHEVTRHARQVHNGPKPLSCPYCDYKTADRSNFKKHVELHLNPRQFLCPLCKYAASKKCNLQYHIKSRHSGCNVSVDVSKVKLRVKKPGPDSAEENSDSRASKFDNSSGVEEDFDVDNGEEDEAVDSTPINLSIRKSSRPTNTQPVQSETPDKTQKKSTSSEKEKLPRMKDKVEPEKKVTTRQKKTEKVNENPAENSTVKETQTETISAAVTTDSKVKRRVKKLLAEKPTVQDRAEVPEDQMETEKSDQHRSKEERIVRQKMAKEEEKLRPEKEKEQKKNDGSGKENKSLNKSRKSGSKKTEKITERVEEAQQKPESHEKTQKEKVVKEKAAGKRKAVEALDLSKKCSSETPSKARRLKATAAGKLLSKPALEDTNKSNDAIPMQHKSNGTPPVKQKKTRNSNKKAAGLQQTKDPAKDKTTSVNSPSTECPEASAQLYTSTQTTKSEHQPTENSPAQKKSPTDETIPIALETTLNEPSEKMEVSPTCSSGEGTHSPTEERLAPTFLKPTSPPSLVLPSQRIKPSDPEDDEGIHSSHEGGSDISDSASEGSDDSGLNGNGAGSGKMANDPETPTDEIPTPTELKNHMCIFCDRTFPLEVEYRRHLNRHLVNVYYMDNTAKGHK
- the rest gene encoding RE1-silencing transcription factor isoform X1, which encodes MAAQTVFSVEMFPVGVSLMEDGQNLSDMPRNMLPAPQLVMLANVAAVTASEGGGCDGSAADEKEMMELKTVGCSYSDSEDESIIRYSYDNQNHREVCIIEYPESPGPGIEAVVVGNEAEEEEEENGDKAEDLSHHPQPQPSTSTRTPQLVAKRKDSLATVTESVKKKKPFHCKPCHFQAQNEQEFVEHLSTHSISKMMVVNRVEGRSKTKTKEAETPESQASSGGEGDGSGEPGAVVTAGDIKGLIRCERCGYNTNRYDHYIAHLKHHSKEGEDHRVFKCTLCPYTTVSQYHWRKHLRNHFPSKLHTCSQCSYFSDRKSNYIQHIRTHTGVRPFQCPYCDYSSSQKTHLTRHMRTHSGERPFKCESCNYLAANQHEVTRHARQVHNGPKPLSCPYCDYKTADRSNFKKHVELHLNPRQFLCPLCKYAASKKCNLQYHIKSRHSGCNVSVDVSKVKLRVKKPGPDSAEENSDSRASKFDNSSGVEEDFDVDNGEEDEAVDSTPINLSIRKSSRPTNTQPVQSETPDKTQKKSTSSEKEKLPRMKDKVEPEKKVTTRQKKTEKVNENPAENSTVKETQTETISAAVTTDSKVKRRVKKLLAEKPTVQDRAEVPEDQMETEKSDQHRSKEERIVRQKMAKEEEKLRPEKEKEQKKNDGSGKENKSLNKSRKSGSKKTEKITERVEEAQQKPESHEKTQKEKVVKEKAAGKRKAVEALDLSKKCSSETPSKARRLKATAAGKLLSKPALEDTNKSNDAIPMQHKSNGTPPVKQKKTRNSNKKAAGLQQTKDPAKDKTTSVNSPSTECPEASAQLYTSTQTTKSEHQPTENSPAQKKSPTDETIPIALETTLNEPSEKMEVSPTCSSGEGTHSPTEERLAPTFLKPTSPPSLVLPSQRIKPSDPEDDEGIHSSHEGGSDISDSASEGSDDSGLNGNGAGSGKMANDPETPTDEIPTPTELKNHMCIFCDRTFPLEVEYRRHLNRHLVNVYYMDNTAKGHK